The following proteins come from a genomic window of Nitrospirota bacterium:
- a CDS encoding SAM-dependent methyltransferase → MNPLEQKIADRIRAEGPLNFETFMEMALYYPGLGYYTREAARIGRAGDFYTSPHLHSLFGAMLGRQLEEMWQLMGRPDTLHAVEMGAGMGYLAKDLLDYLKHKELYPCLAYTIIELNPSMRRNQEELLREHTGKVSWASALRDLSSMRGCIVSNELLDAFPVRLVEMDDELSEVYVSVSEEGHFIEVKKPCSPEIADYFAGFSIALPKGFKTEVNLRIREWLQDISRCLEEGFVLTIDYGYSAGDYYSEDRSRGTLLCYHQHQLNENPYQHIGEQDMTAHVNFSSLKKWGEQYGLKAVGLCSQGPYLVALGIDEVITERYGPAPDPFEMARVKKLLFPQGMGESHKVMIQYKGKADPHLRGFSFRNQAGKL, encoded by the coding sequence ATGAATCCTCTTGAGCAGAAAATAGCCGATAGAATCCGTGCCGAGGGGCCGCTCAACTTCGAGACCTTCATGGAGATGGCGCTCTATTATCCCGGCCTCGGATATTACACGAGAGAGGCCGCGCGCATCGGCAGGGCAGGGGACTTCTACACCAGTCCCCATCTCCACTCGCTCTTCGGCGCCATGCTCGGCAGGCAGCTCGAAGAGATGTGGCAGCTCATGGGGAGGCCCGATACGTTGCATGCCGTGGAGATGGGCGCCGGAATGGGATACCTGGCGAAGGACCTGCTCGACTACCTAAAGCATAAGGAACTATATCCTTGTCTGGCCTATACGATCATCGAGCTGAATCCGTCGATGCGGCGCAACCAGGAGGAGCTGCTCCGTGAGCACACGGGGAAGGTGTCGTGGGCATCGGCGCTCCGTGACCTCTCTTCGATGAGGGGCTGTATTGTATCGAATGAGCTCCTCGACGCCTTTCCGGTGCGTCTTGTCGAGATGGATGACGAGCTTTCCGAGGTTTATGTTTCGGTATCGGAGGAAGGCCACTTTATCGAAGTGAAGAAGCCCTGCTCTCCGGAGATAGCGGACTACTTCGCTGGCTTCTCGATCGCGCTGCCCAAGGGGTTCAAGACCGAAGTGAACCTGCGCATCAGGGAGTGGCTGCAGGATATCTCCCGCTGCCTCGAAGAGGGTTTCGTGCTGACCATCGACTACGGCTATTCCGCGGGCGACTATTACAGCGAGGATCGGAGCCGCGGAACGCTCCTCTGCTACCATCAGCACCAGCTCAACGAGAATCCCTACCAGCACATCGGCGAACAGGACATGACCGCGCATGTCAATTTTTCCTCCCTCAAGAAGTGGGGAGAGCAATACGGGCTGAAGGCGGTCGGCCTCTGCTCGCAGGGACCCTATCTCGTGGCGCTCGGCATCGATGAGGTGATCACCGAGCGGTACGGCCCTGCCCCCGACCCCTTCGAGATGGCGAGAGTGAAGAAGCTGCTCTTCCCGCAGGGCATGGGGGAGTCCCACAAGGTGATGATACAGTATAAAGGGAAAGCCGACCCGCATCTCCG
- a CDS encoding NADH-quinone oxidoreductase subunit N, with translation MSAADLTALLPLIVLAATPVVVMVVIAFHRSHRVTALITLAGMATAFGMLRQAAAAGPRRVTALLVIDAYALFYVGLILAAGIITALLAYEYFRRRDGAPDEFYILLLIATAGAAVLAASSHFASLFLGFEMLSVSLYAMIAYQRGRERSDEAGLKYLILAGTSSSFLLFGMALVYARTGTMEFTGIAGSAAAMQGEAVFISGLIMIIVGIGFKLALVPFHLWTPDVYEGAPAPVSAFIATVSKGAVFALLLRLFAVMDIHDSPVLTAIFALLAAASMLIGNILALFQHNVKRLLAYSSIAQLGYALVAAIAGGALSATAVSYYLAAYFITILGAFGIVSLLSGGEAEAEMIEEYQGLAWRRPWIAGSLTALLLSLAGIPLTAGFIGKFYVVAAGARSALWPLLIVLVISSAIGLFYYLRVIAALYARVPEERERAGIAPFLSFTGSAVLILLITALIVLGIHPSPLIALLETTVARLL, from the coding sequence ATGAGCGCCGCTGACCTCACCGCCTTGCTGCCCCTCATCGTGCTTGCGGCCACACCGGTCGTCGTGATGGTGGTGATCGCCTTTCACCGGAGCCACAGGGTGACCGCGCTCATTACGCTGGCGGGCATGGCAACAGCGTTCGGTATGCTCCGGCAGGCAGCGGCAGCAGGACCGCGCCGGGTGACGGCGCTCCTCGTGATCGACGCCTACGCGCTGTTTTATGTGGGGTTGATCCTGGCTGCGGGCATTATCACCGCTCTGCTCGCGTATGAGTACTTCAGGAGACGGGACGGTGCACCCGACGAGTTCTATATCCTTCTCCTGATTGCGACCGCCGGCGCCGCGGTGCTTGCAGCGAGCAGCCACTTCGCCTCCCTCTTCCTGGGGTTCGAGATGCTCAGCGTTTCGCTCTACGCCATGATAGCCTACCAGCGAGGGAGAGAGCGCAGCGACGAGGCGGGCTTGAAGTACCTGATCCTCGCCGGGACATCGTCCTCCTTCCTCCTCTTCGGGATGGCCCTGGTCTATGCCCGGACAGGGACTATGGAGTTTACCGGCATCGCCGGGAGCGCTGCCGCGATGCAGGGGGAAGCCGTATTCATCAGCGGGCTCATAATGATTATCGTCGGAATAGGGTTCAAACTCGCCCTCGTCCCCTTTCACCTCTGGACTCCCGATGTCTACGAGGGGGCACCGGCCCCGGTGAGCGCTTTCATCGCCACCGTCTCGAAGGGCGCTGTCTTCGCGCTCCTGCTGCGTCTCTTTGCGGTGATGGATATTCACGATTCCCCTGTCCTGACCGCTATATTCGCTCTTCTCGCTGCTGCCTCCATGCTCATCGGCAACATTCTCGCCCTCTTTCAACACAATGTAAAGCGCCTTCTCGCCTATTCATCGATTGCGCAGCTCGGGTATGCGCTGGTGGCGGCCATCGCCGGCGGCGCGCTCTCCGCAACCGCGGTGAGCTACTATCTTGCCGCCTACTTCATAACGATCCTGGGCGCCTTCGGCATTGTCTCTCTCCTTTCGGGGGGCGAGGCCGAGGCCGAGATGATCGAAGAGTACCAGGGGCTCGCCTGGCGGAGGCCCTGGATCGCCGGGAGCCTGACGGCGCTGCTGCTCTCCCTCGCGGGCATCCCGCTCACCGCTGGCTTCATCGGCAAGTTCTATGTGGTCGCCGCAGGGGCGAGGTCGGCCTTGTGGCCGCTGCTCATCGTCCTGGTCATCAGCAGCGCCATCGGGCTCTTCTATTATCTGCGCGTTATCGCCGCCCTGTACGCGCGCGTTCCGGAAGAAAGAGAACGCGCCGGCATAGCGCCGTTCCTTTCCTTCACCGGGAGCGCGGTACTGATACTGCTCATCACCGCGCTCATCGTCCTCGGCATCCATCCCTCGCCGCTCATCGCCCTGCTCGAGACCACCGTGGCCCGCCTGCTGTGA
- the nuoM gene encoding NADH-quinone oxidoreductase subunit M, translating to MILLWFVLLPLIGGVVAWRVERLDPAVSRWTALIVLAVLFGLALGMWLEQREYAQMGLLAPEGMWLVELERPWVPSLGIGFHLAMDGLSLLMVLLTLLLGIMAVAASWTEIRERAGFFHLQLLFMLAGINGVFLAMDLFLFYFFWELMLVPMFLIIDIWGHERRRYAAVKFFIITQVSGLLMLVSILGLYFVHAGATGAYTFDYPRLLGTPAGGVSGFWLMMGFLIAFAVKLPVIPFHTWLPDAHTEAPTAGSVILAGLLLKTGAYGMIRFIFPLFPDAASAVAPVAMALGVFGILYGAVLAFAQSDLKRLVAYTSVSHMGFVLLGLFAGNTLALQGAVMEMICHGIATGALFILVGALQERLHTREMGRMGGLWAAAPRMGAAALFFALALLGLPGLGNFIGEFLVLLGAYRVNYAVTAVAAVGLVTAAVYALWMLQRVFQGPNLHERKIPDLDFRETAVMSVMIVLLVWLGMYPQPVFDMTGGLFEDMRKGIAQEEQGMSYASAPGDAADERR from the coding sequence ATGATACTCCTCTGGTTTGTCCTGCTTCCGCTTATCGGCGGCGTGGTCGCCTGGAGGGTGGAGCGCCTCGATCCCGCGGTGTCGCGCTGGACAGCGCTCATCGTCCTCGCGGTGCTGTTCGGCCTCGCGCTCGGCATGTGGCTCGAACAGAGGGAGTATGCGCAGATGGGGCTGCTCGCGCCGGAGGGCATGTGGCTGGTCGAGCTCGAACGGCCCTGGGTGCCCTCCCTGGGCATAGGCTTCCATCTCGCCATGGACGGCCTCAGCCTGCTCATGGTGCTGCTCACCCTTTTGCTCGGCATCATGGCGGTCGCCGCCTCCTGGACCGAAATAAGAGAGAGAGCGGGGTTTTTCCACCTCCAGCTCCTCTTCATGCTCGCCGGCATCAACGGCGTGTTTCTCGCCATGGACCTCTTCCTCTTCTATTTCTTCTGGGAGCTCATGCTCGTCCCGATGTTTCTGATAATCGACATCTGGGGACACGAGCGCCGCCGCTACGCAGCGGTCAAGTTCTTCATCATCACCCAGGTGAGCGGACTGCTGATGCTCGTCTCGATCCTCGGCCTCTACTTCGTGCACGCCGGAGCAACCGGGGCCTATACCTTCGACTATCCCCGGCTCCTCGGCACGCCTGCAGGAGGCGTCTCCGGCTTCTGGCTCATGATGGGCTTTCTCATCGCTTTTGCGGTGAAGCTCCCGGTCATTCCCTTCCATACCTGGCTGCCCGACGCCCACACCGAGGCGCCGACCGCCGGGAGCGTCATCCTCGCCGGGCTCCTCCTGAAGACCGGCGCGTACGGGATGATCCGCTTCATATTCCCTCTTTTCCCCGACGCCGCATCCGCGGTCGCCCCGGTCGCCATGGCGCTCGGCGTCTTCGGAATTCTGTACGGCGCGGTGCTCGCGTTTGCACAGTCCGACCTCAAGCGGCTCGTCGCCTATACGAGCGTGAGCCACATGGGGTTTGTCCTCCTCGGTCTGTTCGCGGGGAATACCCTCGCCCTCCAGGGAGCGGTGATGGAGATGATATGCCACGGCATCGCCACCGGAGCGCTCTTCATCCTCGTCGGTGCGCTCCAGGAACGGCTCCATACCCGCGAGATGGGTCGCATGGGCGGCCTCTGGGCAGCAGCGCCGCGTATGGGCGCCGCGGCGCTCTTCTTCGCCCTCGCGCTGCTGGGGCTGCCGGGCCTGGGTAATTTTATCGGCGAGTTCCTCGTGCTGCTCGGGGCCTATCGCGTGAATTATGCCGTGACCGCTGTCGCGGCGGTCGGATTGGTTACCGCCGCTGTCTACGCACTATGGATGCTCCAGCGGGTTTTCCAGGGACCGAACCTGCACGAACGGAAGATCCCCGACCTCGATTTCCGGGAGACAGCGGTCATGTCCGTCATGATCGTCCTCCTCGTCTGGCTCGGAATGTATCCCCAGCCGGTGTTCGACATGACAGGAGGACTCTTCGAAGATATGCGGAAGGGAATAGCGCAGGAAGAGCAGGGGATGAGTTATGCATCGGCGCCGGGAGACGCCGCCGATGAGCGCCGCTGA
- a CDS encoding response regulator produces MPENRSARTAVLLAEDDGGIRFLLKTLLEQAGYAVIEAANGEEAVKAYIGNRDVIQLVLLDVMMPKKTSKEVCEEIGKINPDVKTILMSGYPKEVLQGRGLLEEGVAFLSKPVDPQELLKKMSELLS; encoded by the coding sequence ATGCCTGAGAACAGAAGTGCGAGAACCGCAGTACTGCTTGCAGAAGACGATGGAGGGATCAGGTTCCTGCTCAAGACGCTCCTTGAGCAGGCCGGCTATGCCGTTATCGAAGCTGCCAACGGCGAGGAGGCGGTGAAGGCGTATATCGGCAACAGGGACGTTATACAGCTCGTTCTGCTCGATGTCATGATGCCCAAGAAGACGAGCAAAGAGGTCTGCGAAGAGATCGGCAAGATCAATCCCGATGTCAAAACGATCCTGATGAGCGGGTATCCCAAGGAAGTTTTACAGGGGAGAGGCCTCCTCGAAGAGGGCGTTGCGTTCCTTTCGAAACCGGTGGACCCCCAGGAGCTCCTGAAGAAAATGTCCGAACTGCTCTCGTAA
- a CDS encoding transglycosylase SLT domain-containing protein, translating to MIETMKRWLILLAMLLATGEAKADIFTYQSPDGSVHFTNCPVDKSGRIVYKEQQTPKESPKKEAAPVRAKREPSPRSFDLHSLVEEKARQHDMDPQLIKAVIKAESNGNPNAVSPKGACGLMQLMPGTASLLGVADIFDPEENVDGGTRYLKYLLEKFGGNTVLALAAYNAGPKRVEKKWAVPSIPETVAYVKKVMASYTGTAPITMTAQELQREIKKEYNRIKRFVQEDGTILFTNSYLATSYQKK from the coding sequence ATGATTGAGACGATGAAGAGATGGTTGATTTTGTTAGCGATGCTGCTCGCGACCGGCGAGGCGAAGGCCGATATTTTCACCTACCAATCGCCCGACGGCTCTGTTCACTTTACGAATTGCCCTGTCGATAAGAGCGGCAGGATCGTTTACAAAGAGCAGCAGACCCCCAAGGAGAGCCCCAAAAAAGAGGCGGCGCCGGTCCGTGCGAAGAGGGAGCCGTCTCCCCGCTCGTTCGACCTCCACTCGCTTGTAGAGGAAAAGGCGCGGCAGCATGACATGGACCCCCAGCTCATCAAGGCGGTGATCAAGGCCGAGTCGAACGGCAACCCCAACGCGGTCTCGCCGAAAGGCGCCTGCGGCCTGATGCAGCTGATGCCCGGCACTGCATCCCTCCTCGGCGTCGCCGATATCTTCGACCCCGAGGAGAACGTCGACGGCGGGACCCGATATCTCAAGTATCTGCTCGAGAAGTTCGGCGGCAACACGGTCCTCGCCCTTGCCGCTTATAACGCAGGGCCGAAGCGCGTCGAGAAGAAGTGGGCCGTCCCCTCCATCCCCGAGACCGTGGCCTATGTAAAGAAGGTGATGGCGTCCTATACGGGAACGGCGCCCATCACCATGACGGCGCAGGAACTGCAGCGCGAAATAAAGAAAGAGTATAACCGCATCAAGCGGTTCGTTCAAGAGGACGGCACCATACTCTTTACCAATTCGTATCTCGCCACTTCGTATCAGAAAAAATAG
- the nadA gene encoding quinolinate synthase: MTTAAGTLREEILRLKAERKAIILSHNYQRDEVQDIADYVGDSLELSRIAATQECEVIVFCGVHFMAESASILSPDKVVLLPEISAGCPMAEMVQVRSPRSVWKTFPGYAVQPVFVFPHDFTLRDIKARYPGVPVVAYVNTTAEVKAESDICCTSANVVKVVESLPDERVICIPDRNLSMWAARNTRKEIIAWDGFCHVHDRVTKEDVERARAEHPAALFMAHPECRLEVLELADHVTSTSGMLRFARESGARELIVGTELGLMHRLTKENPGKIFHPLRRDMICPNMKKTTLGSILAALKEMKPVIKVPEEIRIPAKRALDRMLAIR, translated from the coding sequence ATGACCACTGCGGCAGGGACGTTGCGGGAGGAAATACTACGGCTGAAAGCTGAACGCAAGGCGATCATCCTCTCTCATAATTATCAGCGCGACGAGGTGCAGGATATTGCCGATTACGTAGGTGATTCGCTCGAGCTTTCTCGTATTGCCGCGACACAGGAATGCGAGGTCATCGTCTTCTGCGGCGTCCACTTCATGGCCGAGAGCGCCTCGATCCTCTCTCCCGACAAGGTGGTCCTCCTGCCCGAGATCAGCGCCGGCTGCCCCATGGCGGAGATGGTGCAGGTCAGGTCTCCCCGGAGCGTCTGGAAGACCTTCCCCGGCTATGCTGTCCAGCCGGTCTTCGTCTTTCCCCATGACTTTACTCTGAGGGACATCAAAGCGCGTTACCCCGGCGTGCCGGTCGTCGCCTATGTCAACACAACGGCCGAGGTGAAGGCCGAGAGCGATATCTGCTGCACGTCGGCCAATGTCGTCAAAGTGGTCGAGTCGCTGCCCGATGAGCGGGTCATCTGTATCCCGGATCGCAATCTCTCGATGTGGGCGGCCAGGAACACCAGGAAAGAGATCATCGCTTGGGACGGGTTCTGCCATGTCCACGACAGGGTCACCAAAGAGGATGTCGAGCGGGCGAGAGCGGAGCATCCTGCCGCGCTCTTCATGGCGCATCCCGAGTGCAGGCTCGAGGTGCTCGAGCTCGCCGACCACGTAACGAGCACGTCGGGCATGCTGCGGTTCGCCCGCGAATCCGGTGCGAGGGAGCTCATCGTCGGCACCGAGCTGGGGCTGATGCACCGCCTCACGAAAGAGAACCCGGGCAAGATATTTCACCCGCTCAGAAGAGACATGATCTGCCCTAATATGAAGAAGACCACCCTCGGCAGCATCCTCGCCGCGCTCAAGGAGATGAAGCCGGTGATCAAGGTGCCGGAAGAGATCCGGATACCCGCAAAGCGCGCCCTCGACCGGATGCTGGCGATACGGTAA